In the Deinococcus roseus genome, AATTTTTCAGGACTCAGGGATGTGGATGTGCTGTTCACCTGTTTGCCCACCACCCGGGAAGTCAGCGAAGTGCTGGAGCAGGTGCTTCCTTTCCTGAAAGCAGGTGCCCTGTGGGTGGATTGCACTTCAGGTGATCCAGTCAAAAGCCTGGACATTGCCCAGAAGCTCTCAGGGCATCAGGTGATTTATCTTGATGCTCCAGTCAGTGGAGGCACTGCAGGGGCCATCAATGGAGCCCTGAGCGTGATGATTGGAGGTCCTGAAGAAGCGGTGCAGAAGGCACAACCCGTGCTGTCTGCCTTTGCGAGCAAGGTGGTCCATGTGGGTCAGGTGGGTTCCGGTCATGCGGTCAAAGCCATCAACAACATGTTGCTCGCCATCAATTTGCTGTCTGCAGGTGAGGGTCTGGTGGCCCTGGCCAAACTGGGCGTCAATCTGGAAGCTGCCCTGGAGGTCATCAATGTCAGCAGTGGCCGCAGCAACGCCACCCAGAACCTGATTCCCCAGCGTGTGCTGACCCGTGAATTCCCTGCAACGTTCGCCCTGGGTTTGCTGGCCAAAGACGCTGGAATCGCCCTGGATGTGTCCAGAGCCGCCAATGCCCCCACACCCCTCTTCAGCCTCACCGAGAGCCTGTACCGGGCCGCCAGAGACACTGTGGGTGCCAGCGAAGACCACACTGCAGTGGTCAAAATGCTGGAAAACTGGGCTGGGGTGACCCTTTCTTCCCCCTCCGCTGTCAAGGACAGGTCCTCCCCCTGAGGGGGAGGACAGCGAAGAAGGGGCACAGCTCACTTCAAGCGAGGTGGGGGTCAACGCCTCTGCGGCATCCCAATCGGCACACTCTGCAACACCCGGTTGGCGATGACTTCCATGGCCTGCTCCACGTTGCGGTCCTGTCCATCGGATTGCAGCATGGGCACACCGGTTTTTTCTGCAAGGCCCATGATGTAATCCTGCAAGGCCCGGATTTCCATGAAGTGGTTCAGGTAGCGCTGTTTGGGCCTGAGCTGGTGGGTTTCCTGGTCGCGGCTGTAAAAACGGTTGCGGTGCATTTCTTCGTCGGGGAGGGCCATCAGCATGGGAATGAACAGCGCTCCGGGTTCCTGAATCATGCCAAAGTAGCCTGGAACGATGTGCACCCCTTCCAGCACGATGCTGGTGTTCTCCTTGATGGCCCGCTGGATGATGGCGTGAATCCCCAGGCTGACCTGCTGCACCTGTTCCCGGAAGCCCTGCAGCAGTTGTTCTTCTGTAGGAAGCTCTCGGTCATCGTCTGGACCGAGCAGGCTCTGCCAGGCTTCAAAAGTGCTGGCATGCAACGTGGGGGTGAGTTGTGGGCTGATCATGGCCCGCATCACCTCACGGATGGAGTCTGTGGAGACCACCCGCGTGATGCCCAGCCGGTAAGCAATTTCTGCAGCAATATAGCTCTTGCCAGTCCCGGAAACCCCTCCCACCAGCACCACCAGTGGGCGCTCAGGGTTGCGGATGGCCCGCATCAGGCGGTAACGCAGGGCAATGTCCTCTCCCACCTCGCGGATGAGGGCCTGTTCCACCTCATGGCGGATCTGGGCACGGGTCACGCTTTTCAGGCCCAGTTCACGCAGTTGCAACTCGGTGTCTCTGGAAATGCGGTGGGCCACCAGCGAAGTCAGTCCTGTGGCCAGCAAAGACTGGGCCAGAATGCCTTTGGAGAAAGGCACCATCACCCCACTGGGATCCTGCAGCATCAGGGCACCTGTGGAGTGGTACCTGTCCCGGTAAGAGGAACGTCCTGCACTGCCCACCGTTTCCTGCAGCACCTCTTCGGTGAGGAGTTCGATTTCCTGGGAGGTGATCTCCTCCACACCCTGCATGCGCAACCTGCGGTCCACTTCTTTGGCGGTGTCGTAGGCCTGTTTGGGGGTCAGGCGAGCCACTTCCAGGCTGCGGGCCAGAATCCCCCGTGAGAAAGGCAGTTTCAGGCCGCTCTCGTCTTGCACGTTGATGTCTGTGAAGGTGGGAATCTGGTGGGTGAACTGGTCTGCGTATTTCTTGCCCAGACGTTTGCGGGTGAAATCTGCAACGATCTCTTTCAGTTCTTCGGGGGTGACATTGCGTTTTTTCTTGTTGCGGATGTGCTGTTCCACACTGCGGGCAATGGCGGTTGCTGCGTCCTGGTCAATGCCCACATTCAGCAGAGATTCGACCACCAGGCCCTTGGAGAACGGCCATTGGTGCTTGCCACTGCTGATGAAAATCTTGCGCATTGCTTCTCGATCCTTGAAACGTGGATTAGACCTGAATTCTACATGAAAATGAAGATCGACAGTTGCCCTGTCGATCTTCATGCAAAGCTGGGTTTGCCGCTGGCCTCAGCGCCTGAAAACCCCTTCAAGCATCAGCACCAGGGATTTTTTGAGTTCCTGCTCGAGGTCGCCTTCAGAGTTGTAAGCGCTCCAGCGCAGGGCCACCATCAGGAAGGTGTCGGCAATCAGGTTGCACATGCGCTCCAGAGACAGGTCATCCCTGAGGCGGTTCTGGTCCTTGAGGGGCCTGAGACACATCTCAATGACCTTGGAGAGGGGCAGGGCCTGATAAGCGGTGCGGGCCCGTTCTGGATCGGGATTCAGCACCTCATAGGCCAGGGGAGGAAACAAATCCCTGTCTTTGATGCAGAAGGCAGCCAGCTGTTTGAAGGTGTCCTGCAGCACCTGCTCAGGGGTGACGCCGTTTTGCAGGTTGCGTTCCGCCTGGTCTGCCAGGGTGTCCACCAGTTCTGCGCCGTAATCCAGCAGAACCGCTTCTTTGTAGGGGTAGTAATTGAAAAATGTGCCTCGGGAAACGTGGGCGCCTTTTGCAATGTCGGTGGCAGTGGTCTGTTGAAAACCATTGCGTTTAAAGAGATCGATGGCAACAGCATAAATGCGGTTCCGGCGTCGTTCTTTCTGGCGTTCCCGTAAGGTGATCGGCTCCATGTCAAGAATTGTAGCGTGTCTACAATTTCATGAAACTGTCGTTCTCTAGCTCAGGGGGATTTCAGGAAAGAAAATTTTGTCGGTTCAGTGCGTCTGTCACGTGGGTATGGGGTTTTTTTGGCTTTGGTCCAAGAAAGCACCGAGTTCAATTTGTATAGACATGTTTGGACTCAGGGTCCAAAATTCTTTTCAAAATCCTTTGCTGCTGCTGAAACAAATGAAATTATGTTTCACAATTCCACAAACTCCACCGTTGGATGCGTTTCAACACAAAATCAGATTCAGCCAGTGCCGCACAAAACCTTCTTCAGAAGGATTGCGTTTCCAGGCAGACAGGGCAGACCACAAATTGACAAACCCCACATAATGGCAAGCCACCCGGTATTTCTCTCTGAACTCAGGAATGGAAACGCTCACCCCTTCCCGCAGCAGCGCCCGACGGTAAGATGCAGTGCTCTCAAAAGTGGGCATGTGAGGTGGAAGGTCCATGTAAAACGATCCATAGCGGGCCTCCTGCCAGTCCAGAAAATACACCTGCTTCTCCGGGGTGATCAGCACATTGGCTGGACACAAATCATTGTGAATCAGGGTGAGGTTGCGAAAATCCTGATTTAGGCTTGCCACCTCCAGCAGCATTTTGTCTGCAGCAGATTCAATTCTGGGAATGTATCCAGCAAAAGTCCTGCGGAAGCTGGGAATCTGCAAAGCCTTCTGCCAGGGTTCCCTCCACCAGCGGTCCAGACCCCGGTTCAGAAAAGCCCAGTCCACCCTGGGAAGCCAGCTGAGTTCCTTTTCCTGACGCAGGTTGCGCGCATGAATGGCGGCCAGGGCACTGGCCTCGTTGCGCTGCACTTCCAGGTCCACAAAAGCCATTACCGGCGGGCGGTGCTCTCCTTTGATGTCCTGCATGGCAATCATCATGGGAAGCAGGCTGTCCAGATCTTGCACGTAACTCTGGGGCACAGCCTGCGCTTGCTGCTGCAACCTGTGCAGCACACGCCTTTCAACAACTCCAGCTTCCTTGGTCACCAGGGTGAAAGACTTCTGGCCCACCGGAGAAATCTTGTACCGTCCCACCGTTGCTCCAGAACGCCCCTGCATGATGGCGCTCTCCTCAATTTTGGCAATGCGCGTGTCGGTGACCAGCACACTGGAGGTTTCTTTGAGCAAACGGACCGTGTCTTCTGCAATCATGGCTGTCTGTATCGTAAACGCTATTTTTCCTGCAAAACAGACTTCATGCCACAAATGCGCATTCATGCTCCAAAAACAAAAAAGCAGAGTTTGTGACTCTGCTTTAAGGTTTGTAACGATGCCCTGGAGCGAGCATGTTTGTGTGGTGTTTTGCGATGTTCGCTGCCTCAGTCTGCGCTCATGGCATGACCCGAGTATTGCAGTTGGTGCAGTCTGGCATAGTAACCACCCTTGACCAGCAATTCCTGGTGGCTGCCCTGCTCCACAATCTTGCCTTTGCGCATCACAATGATGCGGTCACAGTGCTCGATGGTGGACAGTCGGTGCGCAATGATGATGCTGGTGCGGCCCTGCATCAGCTTGGCCAGCGAATCCTGAATGAGGAGTTCGGTTTCGGTGTCCACGCTGGCGGTGGCCTCGTCCAGGACCAGCAGGATGTCTGGGTTCTGGATCAGGGCACGGGCAAAGGCCAGCAGTTGCTTCTGACCTGTAGAGAGGGTGGCTCCGCGCTCTCTGACCTCGCTCTGGTAACCATCGGGCAGGGACATGATGAATTCATGCACCCCCACATATTTGCAGGCATTGATGATGCGTTCCATCGGCAGGGCATCATTCCCCAGACGCAAATTGCTCTCAATGGTCCCTGCGAACAGGAACACGTCTTGCAGCACCACCCCGATGTGTTTTCTCAGGCTGTGCTGGCTGTAGTCCCGCACATCGATGCCGTCCACTTTGACACTGCCCTTCTGGATGTCGTAAAAGCGGGACACCAGAGAGATGATGCTGGTCTTTCCTGCCCCGGTTGCACCCACCAGGGCCACACTTTCACCGGGTTTGATGTGCAGGTCAATGCCCCGCAGAATCCAGCGGTCGTCTTTCTCGGGAGCATCTGCAGGGGTGGAAGTGTCGTAGGCAAACCAGACGTTCTCGAAGTTCACATCCCCTTTGAAGCCTTCCACGGTTCTGGGCTGGGCTGGGTCTTTGATTTCTTCATCGGTGTCCAGAACACCAAAGATGCGCTCTGCACTGGCCATGGCCATCTGCATGTTGTTGAACACATCGGCAAGGTCCTGGATGGGCTGGAACAGTTGCGTCACCCAGGCAGAGAAGGCAATCAGCAGGCCCAGGGTGATGCCCTGGCCTTCCAGAATTTCCCGTCCGCCGTACCAGATCACCAGCGCCATCGCCACGTTGGACAGAAAAGAAACGGTGGGCATGTACAGCGAGAACCACTTGACGTTTTCCAGCATCCCGGCCAGAAAAGCCCGGTTGGCAAGGTCAAATTTGGCCTGGTTGCGGCCTTCCCGGTTGAACAGTTGCACGGTCAGCATCCCGGTGATGTTCTCGTTCAGCTGGGTGTTCACAATGGCCTGCTTGATGCGCACATCCCGTGAAGAAATCCGCATCTGGCCCCGGAAGTAAGCTGAGGCCCAGTACAGGATGGGCAGCACCGTGAAAGACACCAGGGCCAGTTTCCAGCTTAAGGACAGCATGATCACCACATAGGCCAGAATCAGCAGGCTGGAAGTCACCAGTGCAGACAGACCGTTGGTGATGAACTGGTTGATGGCGTCCACGTCGCTGGTCACACGGGTGATCAGGCGGCCCACCGGGTTCTTGTCAAAGTACCCGAGGTGCAGCCTCTGCAGTTTGCTGAAGATGTCGCTGCGGATGTCATAAAGCACCCGTTGTCCAATCCAGTTGAGGGCATACGTGAACCCGTATTTGAACAGGAACTCAAAGACCTTGAGGCCCAGAAACAGCAGGCCAATCTGCACCACACCTCGGTACAGGGCTTCTTCGGTGCTGCCCACGGTTCCGCAGTTGGCAGAGTGGGTGGGGGCCAGGTAACAGTCGATGGCGTTCCTCTGCAAGACCCCAAAGAAGGGTTGCAGGGCAGCCATCAGCACAGCAGCCACAGCAGTGAAGCCCACCAGATACTTGTAGGGTTTCAGGTACTGGAAAATCCTTTTTGCCAGATCCCAGTCAAAGGCCTTGGATCCTGCGTCGTCAGGCTGGGTCATGCATTTACCTCTTTTTCGTTCTCCAGGTCGCTGGCGAGGGACTGCAGGCGCTCCAGTTCTGCATATTCGCCTCTCAGAGCAACCAGCTCCTCATGGGATCCCTGCTCGATGATTTCGCCGTGCTGCAGCAAGATGATGTGGTCTGCGTGCCTCAGGGTGGAGACCCGGTGGCTGACCAGCATCACGGTTCTGCCAGGCATGACTTTCTTCAGGCCACTGAGGATGCGGGCCTCGGTTTCGGTGTCCACGGCGCTCATGCTGTCGTCCAGAATCAGCACTTCCGGTTCACGGGCAATGGCACGGGCCAGTGCAGTGCGCTGTTTCTGACCGCCACTCAGGGACACCCCACGTTCACCAATCTCGGTGTCAAAGCCTTTGGGGAAACCCTCAATGTCACTGGTCAAACCCGCAATGTCGGTGGCCCAGCGGACTTTTTGCATGTCCACCACAGGTTCCACTTTTTCGGGCGCAGAAGATTTGAGCACCGAAACGCCAGTGGGAATTTCGGGATAATTGTTGGTGTTCACGCCAAAAGCCACATTCTGGGCCACCGTTTCACTGAACAGGAAGGGTTCCTGAGGCACCACACCCACATGGGAGCGAAGCACCTGCAATGGGATGCGCTTGACCGGAATCCCATCCACGAGCACCTCCCCTTCTGTGGCATCAATCAGGCGGGTCACCAGTTGCATCAGGATGGTCTTGCCCGATCCTGTCGCTCCGGTGATCCCCAGGGTCTGGCCTGCAGCGATCTTCAGGTTGAGGTTCTTCAGAATGGTCCGGTTGCCATAACGCACCGTGACGTTTCTGAATTCGATGTCTCCCTTGATGCTCTTGATGCTCTGGTCTGCCCCCTCATCTTTGATGTCAGGCTTGGCTTCCAGCAGTTCCAG is a window encoding:
- a CDS encoding NAD(P)-dependent oxidoreductase — translated: MKTAFVGLGAMGYPMAGHLGQRFDTLVWNRTPEKARKHAAEFPTQVLENFSGLRDVDVLFTCLPTTREVSEVLEQVLPFLKAGALWVDCTSGDPVKSLDIAQKLSGHQVIYLDAPVSGGTAGAINGALSVMIGGPEEAVQKAQPVLSAFASKVVHVGQVGSGHAVKAINNMLLAINLLSAGEGLVALAKLGVNLEAALEVINVSSGRSNATQNLIPQRVLTREFPATFALGLLAKDAGIALDVSRAANAPTPLFSLTESLYRAARDTVGASEDHTAVVKMLENWAGVTLSSPSAVKDRSSP
- a CDS encoding ATP cone domain-containing protein, which produces MRKIFISSGKHQWPFSKGLVVESLLNVGIDQDAATAIARSVEQHIRNKKKRNVTPEELKEIVADFTRKRLGKKYADQFTHQIPTFTDINVQDESGLKLPFSRGILARSLEVARLTPKQAYDTAKEVDRRLRMQGVEEITSQEIELLTEEVLQETVGSAGRSSYRDRYHSTGALMLQDPSGVMVPFSKGILAQSLLATGLTSLVAHRISRDTELQLRELGLKSVTRAQIRHEVEQALIREVGEDIALRYRLMRAIRNPERPLVVLVGGVSGTGKSYIAAEIAYRLGITRVVSTDSIREVMRAMISPQLTPTLHASTFEAWQSLLGPDDDRELPTEEQLLQGFREQVQQVSLGIHAIIQRAIKENTSIVLEGVHIVPGYFGMIQEPGALFIPMLMALPDEEMHRNRFYSRDQETHQLRPKQRYLNHFMEIRALQDYIMGLAEKTGVPMLQSDGQDRNVEQAMEVIANRVLQSVPIGMPQRR
- a CDS encoding TetR/AcrR family transcriptional regulator gives rise to the protein MEPITLRERQKERRRNRIYAVAIDLFKRNGFQQTTATDIAKGAHVSRGTFFNYYPYKEAVLLDYGAELVDTLADQAERNLQNGVTPEQVLQDTFKQLAAFCIKDRDLFPPLAYEVLNPDPERARTAYQALPLSKVIEMCLRPLKDQNRLRDDLSLERMCNLIADTFLMVALRWSAYNSEGDLEQELKKSLVLMLEGVFRR
- a CDS encoding aminoglycoside phosphotransferase family protein, which produces MIAEDTVRLLKETSSVLVTDTRIAKIEESAIMQGRSGATVGRYKISPVGQKSFTLVTKEAGVVERRVLHRLQQQAQAVPQSYVQDLDSLLPMMIAMQDIKGEHRPPVMAFVDLEVQRNEASALAAIHARNLRQEKELSWLPRVDWAFLNRGLDRWWREPWQKALQIPSFRRTFAGYIPRIESAADKMLLEVASLNQDFRNLTLIHNDLCPANVLITPEKQVYFLDWQEARYGSFYMDLPPHMPTFESTASYRRALLREGVSVSIPEFREKYRVACHYVGFVNLWSALSAWKRNPSEEGFVRHWLNLILC
- a CDS encoding ABC transporter ATP-binding protein, which gives rise to MTQPDDAGSKAFDWDLAKRIFQYLKPYKYLVGFTAVAAVLMAALQPFFGVLQRNAIDCYLAPTHSANCGTVGSTEEALYRGVVQIGLLFLGLKVFEFLFKYGFTYALNWIGQRVLYDIRSDIFSKLQRLHLGYFDKNPVGRLITRVTSDVDAINQFITNGLSALVTSSLLILAYVVIMLSLSWKLALVSFTVLPILYWASAYFRGQMRISSRDVRIKQAIVNTQLNENITGMLTVQLFNREGRNQAKFDLANRAFLAGMLENVKWFSLYMPTVSFLSNVAMALVIWYGGREILEGQGITLGLLIAFSAWVTQLFQPIQDLADVFNNMQMAMASAERIFGVLDTDEEIKDPAQPRTVEGFKGDVNFENVWFAYDTSTPADAPEKDDRWILRGIDLHIKPGESVALVGATGAGKTSIISLVSRFYDIQKGSVKVDGIDVRDYSQHSLRKHIGVVLQDVFLFAGTIESNLRLGNDALPMERIINACKYVGVHEFIMSLPDGYQSEVRERGATLSTGQKQLLAFARALIQNPDILLVLDEATASVDTETELLIQDSLAKLMQGRTSIIIAHRLSTIEHCDRIIVMRKGKIVEQGSHQELLVKGGYYARLHQLQYSGHAMSAD